The proteins below are encoded in one region of candidate division TA06 bacterium:
- the nusA gene encoding transcription termination/antitermination protein NusA, which yields MANIDIIEALNEIARQKNLDKEFVIEKLKEGLLQACKKRFGTSDNIVVEIEEEAGDIGIFATRTVVEEITQPGLEISIADAKEYLDDPQVGDTVEVILPFEDFGRLAIQSTKQVLFQRIREAEREQVYSDFASRIGEIVSGTVQQINRGDLLISLGHSEAVLPFKEQIHAERYQQGRSIRACLKEVNKTIKGPQIVLSRTTPEFVKKLFQQEVPEVRDGLVEIKAVARDPGDRAKVAVYSRENKVDAVGACVGLKGVRVQAVVRELAGEKIDIVPWSSDPAMFASRALAPAKSLDAFSDEEHKRITVISPDDQYSLAIGKKGQNVRLAVRLTGWNINVVTESEYQERMDAVSKAAIPVNELDLADKIKAKLLEAGLDDAEKIIAAGQEGLTDLPGIGEKTAEKILATAKEAKDQKLMSLMEQAGTKAGAKKEALTGPDGEQEEDDEAASVPDDQSAEVPASHPEPKEPEQEEEKAQ from the coding sequence GTGGCCAACATAGATATCATTGAAGCTTTGAACGAAATAGCCCGCCAGAAGAACCTGGACAAGGAATTCGTGATAGAGAAGCTTAAGGAAGGCCTGCTGCAGGCCTGCAAAAAGAGGTTCGGCACCTCCGACAACATCGTGGTGGAGATCGAGGAGGAGGCCGGGGACATCGGGATCTTCGCCACCCGGACGGTGGTGGAGGAGATCACCCAGCCGGGACTGGAGATCAGCATTGCCGACGCCAAGGAATACCTGGACGATCCCCAGGTTGGCGACACGGTGGAGGTGATCCTGCCCTTCGAGGATTTCGGGCGGCTGGCCATCCAGTCCACAAAGCAGGTGCTGTTCCAGCGGATCCGGGAAGCTGAGCGGGAGCAGGTCTACAGCGATTTCGCAAGCCGGATCGGGGAGATAGTCTCGGGCACGGTCCAGCAGATCAACCGGGGCGACCTGCTGATCAGCCTGGGGCATTCCGAAGCGGTGCTGCCGTTCAAGGAACAGATCCACGCCGAGCGCTACCAGCAGGGGCGCTCCATCCGGGCCTGCCTGAAGGAGGTCAACAAAACCATCAAGGGGCCCCAGATCGTTCTGTCGCGGACCACTCCCGAGTTCGTCAAAAAACTTTTCCAGCAGGAAGTGCCAGAGGTCCGGGACGGCCTGGTGGAGATCAAGGCGGTGGCCCGTGATCCGGGCGACCGGGCCAAGGTGGCGGTCTATTCCAGGGAGAACAAGGTGGACGCGGTGGGGGCCTGCGTGGGCCTAAAGGGGGTGCGGGTCCAGGCGGTGGTGCGGGAGCTGGCCGGGGAAAAGATAGACATAGTGCCCTGGTCCTCCGACCCGGCCATGTTCGCCTCCCGGGCCCTGGCCCCGGCCAAAAGCCTGGACGCCTTCTCCGACGAAGAGCACAAGCGGATCACGGTGATCTCCCCCGACGACCAGTATTCGCTGGCCATCGGCAAGAAGGGGCAGAACGTGAGGCTGGCGGTACGGCTGACCGGATGGAACATCAACGTGGTGACCGAGAGCGAATACCAGGAGCGGATGGATGCGGTCAGCAAGGCGGCCATTCCCGTCAATGAGCTGGACCTGGCCGATAAGATAAAAGCCAAGCTGCTGGAAGCCGGATTGGATGACGCCGAAAAGATAATCGCCGCCGGCCAGGAAGGCCTGACCGACCTGCCGGGCATCGGAGAGAAGACGGCGGAAAAGATATTGGCCACGGCCAAGGAAGCCAAGGACCAGAAGCTGATGTCATTGATGGAACAGGCCGGAACCAAGGCCGGGGCCAAAAAGGAGGCCCTGACCGGGCCGGATGGGGAGCAGGAGGAAGATGATGAAGCCGCTTCCGTCCCGGATGACCAGTCCGCAGAAGTACCGGCCTCCCATCCGGAACCAAAAGAGCCGGAGCAGGAAGAAGAGAAGGCCCAATAA
- a CDS encoding ribosome maturation factor RimP, giving the protein MPSEAEIINKVSDLAGSFLNEMGLELYDVEYSSVSGSLRVFIQRPQSGVSMGDCAKVSRKLSEELDKEDLIDSAYMLEVSSPGLDRPLKKETDYQRSLGRLAKMKLVKPVDGSYELLGRLLEYREGTVKVGMEGQEPIWIPLSQIKKARLELEKSPKP; this is encoded by the coding sequence ATGCCGAGCGAAGCAGAAATAATAAATAAAGTAAGCGACCTGGCCGGATCTTTTTTAAATGAGATGGGGCTGGAACTTTACGACGTGGAGTATTCGTCCGTCTCCGGAAGCTTGCGGGTCTTCATCCAGCGGCCGCAGTCCGGGGTCAGCATGGGCGACTGCGCCAAGGTCTCCCGGAAACTTTCCGAGGAGCTGGACAAGGAAGATCTGATCGACTCGGCCTATATGCTGGAGGTCTCATCCCCCGGCCTGGACCGGCCGCTGAAGAAGGAAACCGATTACCAGAGATCCCTGGGGCGCCTGGCCAAGATGAAACTGGTCAAGCCGGTGGACGGCAGCTATGAACTGCTGGGCCGGCTGCTGGAATACCGCGAGGGCACGGTCAAAGTGGGAATGGAGGGCCAAGAGCCGATCTGGATCCCGCTTTCCCAGATCAAGAAGGCCCGGCTGGAACTGGAGAAAAGTCCAAAACCCTAA
- a CDS encoding DNRLRE domain-containing protein, whose amino-acid sequence MKRLISICFVAILTLSLCNAFALNINERQLKPKVAKNEIKEQRGRNVKYYDRGHGIKTAVISASSSHYQDETGNWQDVSTAIQTNTKGAWNYQSIKNTIKAYWNADQMAVADGDESIRLELKGYSTTSGKDIVKTERNKTATTSAIQNQLVYKDVFSNASEIYCVAPDKVCFGLQVNDKFMSQIAKGGQLEYELYLSKGMGLFKPNGEPVKDSYETNGNVIIRDNEKGTQKYIRPFGMFLKDSAKAIAQCISKYIVENDGSVKILVIIPENLKTKSSIIDTFSIKSAIEKYYPVADAAIYEGSPDIVQPAYSYYLYVGVDSSWFTGGNTYLARSVIKYDISAIPADVVIRKATLRLNFISRYGLNIYSNTPHKITVYPLSVDWCDTNISWNRIGANYYKTDTASIYIIPDTVVGKEYSWSVTAIVNKWYKGTIHNYGFMLDGYGDGKIIIDEFYSKESYYFGPDTNFYDPQLEIDYSCGADLVSDSTPDGWSAPIIVSHTPNAVSSDNIFSPEDSVYISANVYNRLDTNIVDSFSNAIYADTQIIHAWSCPGGLPAQTSSPCLDVRYCLKPGINVIKTVADVNGDIQETDEDNNECIVNIKANRPPYACFTDSPAVNNIDVQLQPIFYWHYPNPADPDGDTVVNFRIQIATDSLFAGVVCDKWTGSGNCFWTYDGYLSLKTAYYWRIRATDGQTEQTTWSNVNSFTTTDKILVSGTVKYENNNYGIDSTRPLSKVKIEFYDLSINLTTPLDTATTDEYGNFNFGLVNGFNVNNSTNNLRLKLILKNNAVCDILDGQTTGNPAMEIWLPPLNRADLIYSSDGSIYYNKSINSEYTGDQIYPENNKDLAACYIYDAIYKERDYFKTQAAVCNPNLLPINVYFKYSSIDSISSFEVDNTDQRIKITAVRCVMLSDGTPKPGFYGSSPFHEYAHAVMYNNYKNPTTGAYGVFPGGQAPKKHCPYDTTTPAEALIEGWAEFAPCAVNNSTSYLYYWNDSTQSKVENIETNTWHAQIKYNPDSTKSDRIEGTVASVLWDIYDSNNGDEAGCEMTKNINTIFSTLQRNVPGKTWGLSLQPEGLEQIYLTWDSLERPKLKNIFRNHWYDRDKLYSSIDAGERIIHKNNVFSGNITTLTATVVDTENNIPPHTGDKMYKIEGQDNNTGDSYAWWEYMNNLDIPLSPDAGYAAKYLSFWIYVAEAPGSGGYIGLDLVTKKKGSIKDYSYNGFCITDQYGQRLNPAFRAVPKGQWLHYVYDLSVLNPSIYPNDTLSQILIGYDDGDPAETGYFLAYVDDIEINHFPYPILANGSVVDSTTVRLTWTDNNSDENGFLVWWKLKADSTFTVPPITADSVPGSGGTGSCLVTGLTTGQTYNFMVRSKRSDQISAYEWRYPIVTLALPEKPAISTVVLDYNSEEDKPIIKSMVSGGLFGTGTTTYYDIERKIGVGGDWQCIATKQEPYNWEYLDKIDFNNDYYYRSIAVNGMGKSDYSTIYMTQVYFMAPQLLSVTPGPGHFYIEWKDTMKTLESGVIEEGEEDSSGIIPQSIAAIGNPYYDGVAFYYKKATDSTWQMAYYPDAGMMSDFDLNTTLSPMTTYNVKIARVWINNGRLVYTPFTPTVDVFVPKSGYTNYSNARRLFRGGDNKLNATFYDGAQIYWASSINNGLSWSVANPKNGNNSTIAEKRSNNSVYSVRIKNDSLLLDSLGTTSGFGKVIKTGKKMFNPAIATDTLGNIHCVWAETTLTVQNNGVSGVPNYTVSFTVKIYYAKRTSGVWQPIEIINPIVSGSGTDLSYPKLPLLYIPHPSITTIYSGTQVIPKITWEHQHVELEGLFINKDWIRDTLAVYYSTGLNTGTRISAAGLVAEYPCLGVNPGGQLALTYQQSGDIYRITNNGTTWSTPYNVSNNTGSSQMPTVAYDKGGAMHILWYDDSESGFVQKTSTLPAGTDAKLAIAKLTELPQGEESIVWEDSGKDTTNTVSVTLSKTVTTEELTATESVPQIFYRRYKDNAWSPTYRLTASEDISVYPALPLTDDAAQMGFLWTEGNYVKYKRLPDLDGPTVTVTYPNGGEVLYSGRRYNITWSSTDNRGIKEYALYYTTNYMAQDDPTAIDAVTLWRPVATVPGNLNSYSWRVPYNVASNACRFKIVAYDSSGNIATDISDKSFTIKSRDIAVVVTDKAIAYNNAGKIARSSDGLLHVCYNGIDSVYYMASSDDGQTWATSLALDKGSLPTIATDSKNMPAMAWIKQWDNIAGGGVFFSRQTAAGWTAPETLAYMQGVLWDYIGGYSPPAMTIKNDTVSIVYEYSYGGGIPPHIAKGWALHHTRFAVNNVAGKKDTTIDSYTEIINPPIWQTPASASIATDYKGYDHISWHRTDKVYYRIRKPDGNYGNIVKLSGSGIAQNPCISISGVASAVWVEEGDIYQRTGFDQKWETAINVSASGASSMMPYICGSDVLWTEDVLSDYEVYLSSYSTAKMTYDVSENLSCTDYASIFPHETKLQTNEGTKTYRIWAEEIEPEVLWGLTFMADTTELEPTYALDVGQAEPSIFTVQRDGYITYGTAAKAKNTVTEPFKTVDYDTTALIYSFDNFDPDKKYKITLSFYQETGQEIKLKPIVNKLPLGEIKVTSGEEAILGKPLPEASYKDGQITLTIEKIKGPIAVCGKILIYENPQGNGNGGAQSAEITSITPNYINKLYQNCPNPFSHKTSFNYQIKNQGLVTFKVYNALGQLVKTLVKETKPAGAYQVEWDGKDGCGLKVSSGVYIYRLQTGDFMETKKMVIIK is encoded by the coding sequence GATAAATTTATGTCCCAAATCGCAAAAGGCGGGCAATTGGAATACGAACTTTATTTATCCAAAGGGATGGGGTTGTTTAAACCCAACGGCGAGCCAGTTAAGGATTCGTATGAAACCAATGGGAATGTCATTATAAGGGATAATGAAAAGGGAACCCAAAAATATATTCGTCCATTCGGCATGTTTTTAAAAGACAGCGCTAAAGCAATTGCACAGTGCATCAGCAAATATATTGTGGAAAATGACGGATCGGTAAAAATATTGGTTATAATCCCGGAAAACCTTAAAACTAAAAGTTCGATTATTGATACATTCTCCATAAAGAGCGCCATTGAGAAATATTATCCGGTTGCGGACGCTGCCATTTATGAGGGTTCGCCGGATATTGTACAACCTGCCTATAGTTATTATTTGTACGTAGGGGTAGATTCGTCGTGGTTTACCGGAGGCAATACCTATCTTGCCCGTTCCGTAATAAAATATGATATTAGTGCAATACCCGCAGATGTAGTAATAAGGAAGGCCACTCTGCGGTTGAACTTTATTAGCCGGTACGGACTAAATATATACTCAAATACACCGCATAAGATAACCGTATATCCTCTCTCCGTTGATTGGTGCGATACGAACATTTCTTGGAATAGAATAGGTGCTAATTATTACAAGACCGATACAGCTTCAATTTATATCATACCCGATACAGTTGTTGGCAAAGAATATTCGTGGTCCGTTACTGCAATAGTCAATAAATGGTATAAAGGTACCATACATAATTATGGTTTTATGTTGGATGGCTATGGTGATGGAAAAATTATTATTGATGAATTCTATTCAAAAGAAAGCTATTATTTCGGTCCCGACACCAATTTTTATGATCCCCAATTAGAAATAGATTATAGCTGCGGAGCCGATCTGGTTAGCGATAGTACACCGGATGGCTGGTCAGCGCCTATCATCGTTTCCCACACGCCCAATGCCGTGTCCAGCGATAACATATTCAGCCCTGAGGATTCGGTTTACATAAGCGCCAATGTTTACAACCGGCTTGATACGAATATTGTTGATTCATTTTCAAACGCGATATATGCCGATACCCAGATAATACACGCCTGGAGTTGTCCCGGCGGCTTGCCGGCCCAAACCAGCAGTCCCTGTCTTGACGTCCGTTATTGCCTTAAGCCGGGCATAAACGTCATAAAGACGGTGGCGGACGTCAACGGCGATATTCAGGAAACGGATGAGGACAACAACGAGTGCATTGTTAACATAAAAGCCAACCGGCCGCCATATGCCTGTTTTACAGACTCACCGGCTGTGAATAATATAGATGTTCAACTGCAACCTATATTCTACTGGCATTACCCCAACCCGGCCGATCCGGATGGCGATACCGTTGTAAATTTCAGAATACAGATTGCTACGGATTCATTGTTTGCCGGTGTGGTTTGCGACAAATGGACGGGTTCGGGCAATTGCTTTTGGACCTATGACGGCTATCTGAGCTTAAAGACAGCATACTACTGGCGCATAAGGGCCACCGACGGCCAGACCGAGCAGACAACTTGGAGCAATGTCAACAGTTTTACGACAACTGACAAGATACTGGTATCCGGGACTGTAAAATATGAGAACAATAATTATGGCATAGACTCAACAAGGCCATTGTCAAAAGTTAAAATAGAATTTTATGACCTTAGTATTAATTTGACGACTCCGTTAGATACGGCAACAACCGATGAATACGGGAATTTTAATTTTGGGTTGGTTAATGGCTTTAATGTGAATAATAGTACAAATAATTTGCGGCTTAAACTTATTTTAAAAAATAATGCTGTATGTGACATACTTGATGGGCAGACAACAGGGAATCCGGCAATGGAGATATGGTTACCACCTTTAAATAGGGCAGACTTAATCTATTCATCAGATGGCAGTATTTATTATAATAAATCCATAAATAGTGAATACACCGGTGATCAAATATACCCCGAAAACAATAAGGACCTTGCCGCTTGCTACATTTACGATGCCATATACAAAGAACGTGATTATTTTAAAACACAGGCGGCTGTCTGTAATCCAAATCTTTTACCCATTAATGTTTATTTTAAATACAGCAGCATAGACAGTATAAGCAGTTTTGAGGTTGATAATACTGACCAGCGCATAAAAATAACAGCAGTGCGCTGTGTAATGCTAAGCGATGGCACACCCAAGCCCGGATTTTACGGTTCAAGCCCGTTCCATGAATACGCCCATGCCGTAATGTACAATAATTACAAAAACCCAACTACCGGGGCATACGGCGTTTTCCCAGGCGGTCAGGCGCCTAAAAAACACTGTCCATACGACACGACTACGCCAGCAGAGGCCCTTATTGAAGGCTGGGCCGAGTTCGCCCCCTGTGCGGTTAATAACAGCACCTCTTATCTATATTATTGGAATGACTCGACTCAAAGCAAGGTAGAAAACATTGAAACTAACACCTGGCATGCCCAGATAAAATATAACCCGGACAGCACCAAAAGCGACAGGATAGAAGGCACGGTGGCTTCGGTATTGTGGGACATTTATGATTCCAACAACGGCGACGAAGCCGGATGCGAGATGACAAAAAATATCAACACTATCTTTAGTACATTGCAAAGAAACGTACCCGGTAAGACGTGGGGGCTTTCTTTGCAGCCGGAGGGCTTGGAGCAAATATATTTGACGTGGGATAGCTTAGAAAGACCGAAATTGAAAAATATATTCCGCAATCATTGGTATGACCGGGATAAGTTATATTCTTCCATAGATGCGGGCGAAAGAATTATTCATAAGAACAACGTGTTCAGCGGCAACATCACCACCCTTACCGCCACTGTGGTTGATACCGAAAACAATATCCCGCCCCATACTGGCGACAAGATGTACAAAATCGAAGGCCAGGACAACAACACCGGCGACAGCTACGCCTGGTGGGAATACATGAATAACTTGGATATTCCCCTTTCTCCCGACGCCGGTTATGCCGCCAAATATCTCTCATTTTGGATATATGTAGCCGAAGCGCCAGGCAGCGGCGGATATATCGGGCTTGATTTGGTGACCAAGAAAAAAGGAAGCATCAAGGATTATTCCTATAACGGGTTTTGCATAACCGACCAATATGGTCAAAGGCTTAACCCTGCTTTTCGCGCCGTACCCAAGGGCCAGTGGCTGCATTACGTGTACGATCTATCCGTCCTTAATCCCTCGATTTATCCGAACGATACTTTGAGCCAAATCCTTATTGGTTACGATGACGGCGACCCGGCCGAGACTGGTTACTTTTTGGCCTACGTGGATGACATAGAGATAAATCATTTTCCTTATCCGATCTTGGCAAATGGTTCAGTTGTGGACTCAACCACCGTTCGTCTAACTTGGACTGACAATAATTCTGATGAGAATGGGTTCCTGGTCTGGTGGAAACTCAAGGCCGACAGTACCTTTACTGTCCCGCCCATAACGGCAGACTCCGTGCCGGGGAGCGGCGGCACCGGCTCTTGTTTGGTAACCGGCCTTACTACCGGTCAAACTTATAATTTTATGGTACGCTCCAAACGTAGCGATCAGATTTCCGCTTATGAATGGAGATACCCGATAGTAACGCTGGCACTGCCTGAAAAGCCCGCTATCTCAACAGTGGTATTAGATTATAATTCGGAAGAGGATAAGCCGATTATAAAATCCATGGTAAGCGGGGGATTATTTGGAACGGGCACTACAACATATTATGATATCGAGAGGAAAATTGGAGTTGGTGGCGACTGGCAATGCATAGCCACAAAACAAGAACCTTACAACTGGGAATATTTAGATAAGATTGATTTCAATAACGATTATTATTACAGGTCCATTGCCGTAAATGGAATGGGAAAATCAGATTATTCTACAATTTACATGACTCAGGTATATTTCATGGCCCCGCAACTGTTGTCTGTTACCCCCGGCCCCGGCCACTTTTATATTGAGTGGAAAGACACGATGAAAACATTGGAAAGCGGCGTAATAGAAGAAGGGGAGGAAGATAGCTCAGGAATAATACCACAGTCAATAGCGGCAATAGGCAATCCCTATTACGACGGGGTGGCATTCTATTATAAAAAGGCGACCGACAGCACATGGCAGATGGCATATTATCCCGATGCAGGCATGATGTCGGACTTTGATCTAAATACTACGCTATCTCCAATGACCACGTATAATGTAAAAATAGCCCGTGTTTGGATTAATAACGGTAGGTTGGTTTATACGCCGTTTACACCGACGGTTGATGTATTCGTGCCAAAGAGTGGCTATACAAATTACAGTAACGCCCGTAGGTTGTTCCGCGGGGGCGACAACAAACTGAATGCAACGTTCTATGACGGAGCGCAGATATACTGGGCCTCGTCAATCAACAATGGTTTGTCGTGGTCTGTTGCGAATCCCAAAAACGGCAACAATTCAACCATAGCCGAAAAGCGTTCAAACAATTCGGTTTACTCGGTACGCATTAAAAACGACAGTTTGTTGCTGGACAGCTTGGGCACAACCTCTGGATTTGGCAAGGTAATTAAAACGGGCAAAAAGATGTTCAATCCGGCCATAGCCACGGATACTTTGGGAAATATTCATTGCGTCTGGGCTGAGACAACTTTGACGGTACAAAACAATGGTGTATCTGGGGTGCCTAATTATACGGTGAGCTTTACTGTGAAAATATATTATGCAAAAAGAACAAGTGGTGTATGGCAGCCAATAGAGATAATTAATCCCATAGTTTCCGGGTCGGGCACGGACTTAAGTTATCCTAAGTTACCCCTGCTGTATATACCCCATCCATCTATAACAACAATTTATTCCGGCACCCAAGTAATTCCCAAAATAACATGGGAACACCAGCATGTAGAATTGGAAGGTTTGTTCATTAATAAAGATTGGATTAGAGATACTTTGGCAGTATATTATTCAACGGGATTAAATACTGGTACAAGAATAAGCGCCGCCGGGCTTGTAGCGGAATACCCCTGCTTGGGCGTTAATCCTGGTGGTCAGCTTGCCCTTACCTACCAACAAAGTGGTGATATTTACCGTATCACCAATAACGGCACTACCTGGAGCACCCCATATAACGTAAGTAACAATACCGGCAGTTCCCAAATGCCAACCGTGGCTTACGACAAGGGCGGTGCCATGCACATTCTTTGGTATGATGACAGTGAAAGCGGTTTTGTACAAAAAACATCAACCTTGCCTGCCGGAACTGACGCCAAATTGGCCATAGCAAAACTTACTGAACTGCCACAAGGTGAGGAGTCAATAGTCTGGGAAGACAGCGGCAAAGATACAACAAACACAGTGAGCGTAACTCTGTCTAAAACTGTCACAACTGAAGAATTAACTGCAACAGAAAGCGTTCCTCAGATATTCTACCGCCGCTATAAAGACAATGCATGGTCGCCGACCTATCGTCTTACCGCCAGCGAGGATATATCAGTATACCCGGCATTGCCTCTGACCGATGATGCTGCCCAAATGGGCTTTTTATGGACCGAGGGTAATTATGTAAAATACAAACGCCTGCCCGATTTAGACGGACCAACAGTGACGGTCACATACCCCAACGGCGGAGAAGTGCTTTATTCAGGACGGAGATATAATATAACCTGGTCCAGCACGGATAACCGAGGCATAAAAGAATATGCCTTATATTACACCACCAATTATATGGCACAAGACGACCCCACCGCCATTGATGCAGTTACACTTTGGCGTCCTGTGGCGACCGTGCCAGGCAACCTTAATTCCTATTCCTGGCGGGTGCCCTATAATGTGGCTTCAAACGCTTGTAGGTTCAAGATCGTGGCCTACGATTCCAGCGGGAATATAGCCACCGATATCAGCGACAAGAGCTTTACTATAAAGAGCCGCGATATAGCAGTGGTGGTCACCGACAAAGCCATAGCATATAACAACGCCGGTAAAATTGCCCGTTCCAGCGATGGCCTGCTGCATGTCTGCTATAACGGTATAGACAGCGTGTACTATATGGCGTCGTCGGACGACGGGCAAACCTGGGCAACGTCTCTTGCCCTGGATAAAGGATCTTTACCGACGATTGCAACTGACAGTAAGAACATGCCAGCCATGGCCTGGATAAAGCAATGGGATAATATAGCCGGGGGAGGTGTATTCTTTAGCCGTCAGACTGCCGCTGGCTGGACCGCGCCCGAAACCCTGGCTTATATGCAAGGTGTTCTTTGGGATTACATAGGAGGGTACTCACCACCGGCTATGACCATCAAAAACGATACGGTCTCGATAGTTTATGAATACTCTTACGGCGGTGGCATACCCCCGCATATTGCCAAAGGTTGGGCTTTGCACCATACCCGGTTTGCCGTGAACAATGTCGCCGGTAAAAAAGATACGACGATAGACTCATATACTGAGATAATCAATCCCCCTATCTGGCAAACTCCGGCATCGGCTTCCATTGCCACCGACTATAAAGGATATGACCATATCAGCTGGCACCGAACTGATAAGGTCTATTACCGGATAAGAAAACCGGATGGCAACTACGGCAATATTGTAAAACTTTCCGGATCTGGTATCGCTCAAAATCCCTGCATCAGCATTTCCGGGGTGGCTTCAGCCGTTTGGGTGGAAGAAGGCGACATTTACCAGCGTACGGGCTTTGATCAGAAGTGGGAAACCGCCATCAATGTCAGCGCATCCGGGGCCAGTTCCATGATGCCATATATTTGCGGCAGCGACGTGCTTTGGACCGAGGATGTATTAAGCGATTACGAGGTTTATTTGTCCTCCTATTCTACTGCCAAGATGACCTACGATGTGTCCGAAAACCTCTCTTGTACTGATTACGCTTCGATCTTCCCACACGAAACAAAACTGCAAACCAATGAGGGAACGAAAACCTACCGTATCTGGGCAGAAGAGATAGAGCCTGAAGTGTTATGGGGGCTTACCTTCATGGCCGACACCACGGAATTGGAGCCCACTTATGCTTTGGATGTCGGGCAGGCGGAGCCGTCAATATTCACTGTGCAAAGAGATGGGTATATAACTTACGGCACGGCAGCCAAGGCCAAAAACACCGTTACCGAACCCTTTAAAACCGTGGATTATGATACTACCGCCCTGATTTATAGTTTTGACAACTTTGATCCTGACAAGAAGTATAAAATCACTTTGAGCTTTTATCAGGAAACAGGGCAGGAGATCAAACTTAAGCCAATCGTCAATAAACTGCCGTTGGGTGAGATAAAGGTAACTTCCGGCGAAGAAGCGATTTTGGGCAAGCCCTTGCCCGAGGCAAGTTATAAAGACGGGCAGATCACATTAACCATAGAAAAAATAAAAGGCCCAATTGCGGTTTGCGGCAAGATACTCATTTACGAAAATCCCCAGGGCAACGGAAACGGCGGGGCCCAGTCTGCAGAAATAACCAGTATCACCCCCAACTACATCAATAAACTCTACCAGAACTGCCCCAATCCCTTCAGCCACAAAACAAGCTTCAATTACCAGATCAAAAATCAGGGCTTGGTAACATTTAAAGTCTATAATGCCCTGGGCCAGTTGGTAAAGACCTTGGTCAAGGAAACCAAACCGGCCGGGGCTTATCAGGTGGAATGGGATGGCAAGGACGGTTGCGGGCTTAAAGTATCTTCCGGGGTTTATATCTACAGGCTGCAGACCGGAGACTTTATGGAGACCAAGAAGATGGTGATTATTAAGTAA